A genomic region of Bombus fervidus isolate BK054 chromosome 17, iyBomFerv1, whole genome shotgun sequence contains the following coding sequences:
- the LOC139996157 gene encoding uncharacterized protein gives MSCRNSCSRKKLSSASSSNCCCKINRLADSTELSSSFSSSTSSSTSSSSSSSDSECSRCDYSKCDRSKRDRPSQDHTCCSHCTCKRTPRERRSKAKAKRQMALLCKSTSKNNCSKKKIRHRKRRSPSSWCSCSGCDCSENSDDSDDECAVTSSSKVGNKRGRKTK, from the exons TTGCAGGAACTCGTGTTCAAGGAAGAAATTAAGCAGCGCGTCGAGTTCAAACTGTTGCTGTAAGATCAACAGGTTAGCGGACAGCACAGAACTCTCgtcttctttctcctcttcGACATCATCATCaacatcatcatcatcatcttcCTCAGACTCCGAATGTTCACGTTGCGATTATTCAAAGTGCGATCGTTCAAAGCGTGATCGTCCAAGTCAGGATCATACTTGTTGTAGTCACTGCACCTGTAAACGTACACCCAGAGAACGAAGATCTAAGGCAAAAGCAAAGAGACAAATGGCATTGTTATGCAAGTCGACATCGAAGAACAACTGTTCAAAGAAAAAGATTCGACATAGGAAAA GACGTTCGCCATCATCTTGGTGCTCGTGTTCGGGTTGCGATTGTTCGGAAAACTCGGACGACAGCGACGATGAGTGCGCCGTTACCTCATCGAGCAAAGTAGGGAATAAACGAGGtcgtaaaacaaaataa